TTGAGTTGACCTTGGAAAGAAGCCTGAAGATTGCCCTTGAGAACAACCCCAATTACATTGCCTCTTTAAAAAGAGTTGATGAGGCAAAAGGGAAAAGATGGGAAGCAATTTCAGAATTGCTACCAGCATTAGATTTAAGAGAAACCACAACTCTTCGAGAAAAAGTTATTGAAGTGGAAATACCAGCATTTTTTCCAGGTCAGAGACCAACAAAAGCCAGGTTCGACTTCACAAAAGACTACGAATTCAATCTATTTTTTACTCAACCGATTTATACCGGAGGAAAGTTAGCGGCAAATCTAAAACAGAGCATTTATAATTTTAAATTGAATGAAGAAATTGAGAATCAAACAAAGCAAACTTTAATTTTCGAGATAAAACGAACCTTCTATGGATACTTGGTTGCACAGGAATTATTGAAGTTTTCCCAGGAAGCCCTTGAACTTGGAGAGAAACATCTTGAGAGAACAAAAGTTTTATATGAACAGGGTATCGCATCAAAGCTTGATTTGATGAGAGCAGAAGTTCAGGTTGCGAACCTGAAGCCTCAAAAAATCAAAGCTGAAAATAATTTAAAGCTTGTTGAAATTTCTTTAAAAAACTTACTGGGATTAGACCCGAAAATACCCATAAAGATAAAGGGGTCCCTTGAACATAGAGATATTCAGCTCGATTCTCAAAATATTTTAAAGAAAGCCATTGAAAAGAGACCAGAGTTAAATCAACTCCGATACCAAAGAGGGATAGGAGAACAGATTCTAAAAATAGCAAAAGCTTCTTATATTCCAAATTTCTCAATAGTAGGGAGCTTTAATTACAGAATGGATAGATTAACATTGAATAGAAAAGTCTGG
Above is a genomic segment from Acidobacteriota bacterium containing:
- a CDS encoding TolC family protein, which encodes MTRFVLMVLVLKIFSYSLYAQEVIELTLERSLKIALENNPNYIASLKRVDEAKGKRWEAISELLPALDLRETTTLREKVIEVEIPAFFPGQRPTKARFDFTKDYEFNLFFTQPIYTGGKLAANLKQSIYNFKLNEEIENQTKQTLIFEIKRTFYGYLVAQELLKFSQEALELGEKHLERTKVLYEQGIASKLDLMRAEVQVANLKPQKIKAENNLKLVEISLKNLLGLDPKIPIKIKGSLEHRDIQLDSQNILKKAIEKRPELNQLRYQRGIGEQILKIAKASYIPNFSIVGSFNYRMDRLTLNRKVWDEYYSVNLVLTYPIFAGVSREAKIMQSKAILERIDYTYKAVEDAVRIEIEEALLNLKEAKEIIESQERNIEQAKESVRIAELNYEEGLVTSLEVLTAHQALTQAEMNLSQALYSWLVASAKLERATGIPLEELEKIG